The Halobellus sp. MBLA0158 genome has a window encoding:
- a CDS encoding carbohydrate ABC transporter permease translates to MSDQELRADGGATVTARLRRNLDQMTIEDAGLYAVLLLMAGFYLVPIESGLVTSIKTGTAVVETAPFAPPGPQGFTVEKWQTAIDALLRGMGNSLLYAVPATIISALIGSLTAYGLTIPDWKQSYKAPLLAIIVAGIFIPYQAVLVPLTQFWSQWVQLTQHLSFVWALGVPDDYAGIIELVVTHVAYGIPICTLLFRTYYKTMSEEMVESARLDGASLRRVYQRIILPLSGPMFAVVLIYQFTQIWNDLLFTLVLVSTESSPAAPVVLILAGLGTSMEGQDFALRMAGAFFAALPTLAVYIFFGDEFAEGVAA, encoded by the coding sequence GAGCGACCAGGAACTCAGAGCCGACGGCGGCGCGACGGTAACGGCGCGGCTGCGCCGGAACCTCGACCAGATGACGATCGAAGACGCGGGGCTCTACGCCGTGTTGCTCCTGATGGCGGGGTTCTACCTCGTTCCCATCGAGTCCGGGCTCGTCACCTCGATCAAGACGGGCACGGCCGTCGTCGAGACGGCGCCCTTCGCGCCGCCGGGGCCGCAGGGGTTCACCGTCGAGAAGTGGCAGACGGCCATCGACGCGCTGCTCCGCGGGATGGGCAACAGTCTCCTGTACGCCGTCCCGGCGACGATCATCTCCGCGCTCATCGGCAGCCTGACGGCCTACGGGCTGACGATCCCCGACTGGAAGCAGTCCTACAAGGCGCCGCTGCTCGCGATCATCGTCGCGGGCATCTTCATCCCGTACCAGGCCGTGCTGGTGCCGCTGACCCAGTTCTGGTCGCAGTGGGTCCAGCTCACCCAACACCTCTCGTTCGTCTGGGCGCTCGGCGTCCCCGACGACTACGCCGGCATCATCGAGCTGGTCGTCACCCACGTCGCGTACGGGATCCCGATCTGTACGCTCCTGTTCCGGACGTACTACAAGACGATGAGCGAGGAGATGGTCGAGTCCGCGCGGCTCGATGGGGCCTCGCTCCGCCGGGTCTACCAGCGGATCATCCTCCCGCTCTCGGGGCCGATGTTCGCCGTGGTGCTGATCTATCAGTTCACCCAGATCTGGAACGACCTGCTCTTCACGCTGGTCTTGGTCTCGACGGAGTCGAGCCCGGCCGCGCCCGTCGTGTTGATCCTCGCGGGCCTCGGGACCTCGATGGAGGGCCAGGACTTCGCGCTCCGGATGGCCGGGGCGTTCTTCGCGGCGCTGCCGACGCTTGCGGTCTACATCTTCTTCGGCGACGAGTTCGCCGAGGGGGTGGCAGCGTGA